TTCGGTTTTCGGCAGGTTATTCAGGATTTGCTGAAGATTGTTTGTCAGGCCCTTCTGCTCAATGACCACCTCGACCTTTTGGAGATGGATTTGTTCAATCTGAACCGTGTCGCTGAACAGACTGCCGGTATTCAGACGAATGTGCCCAAACCCCATCGTCAACAGATGCGGATGTTCGTATCCGTCGGGGTTGCTGATTTGCAGGGCCGCCATTTCCAGTTTTCCCTGCCAGGGCGCCAGCGAGACAGACTGCACAGTGACCGGCACCTTCAGAACAGCCGAGCCGGCTGTCTGAACAGCGGCCTTCAGAGCCATCCCTCCGAACATCTTCAAAAGAAGCGAAAGCACGGCGACCAGGGCAATCAGTACCAGCAGGACGGTCCAAATCAGATTTTTCTTTTTTTCAGCCATACGTTCTCCTTATTTTAAGAGTTCCTCCTCGACATTCCAGCCGAGCGAGCGGGCAATCTGAGCGTGTTTCCGGGAGGCGGGTTTGTTGTTGAGATAATAGTAGCAGACAGCCAGACCGTGGTGCGCCGCGGCGTAGTTGGGATCGAGCTGAACGGCCTGCTGATAACTCGAAAGGGCTTTTTCGTATTTTTTCTGCCGCAGAAAGGCCACAGCCAGATTGTAATAAAGGCCCGGGGCGGGATTGATTTGAACGGCTTTCTGATAGGCGGCAACGGCTTCGTCGATTTGGCCGGCATCCAGCAGGGTGTTGCCGAGATTCTGAAGAGCCGCCGTATTTTGCGGGTCGCGGGCCAGGACCTGCCGATAGGCCTGGGCGGCCTGGTCATAGCGTTTTTCCTTGTAATAAGCGTCGGCCAGTCCAAACCAGGCATAAAGCGTCAGGGCATCTTCTTTTTGGACAGCGGCGGTAAACTCTTCAATCGCCCAATCCGTTCGGTTCATTTCCAGATAGACATTGCCCAGTTCGATGCGTGCCGCTGTCAGGGTGGGATTATAGTACAGGGCTTTGGCGAGCATTTCCTGTGCGGCGGGAAGATTTTTTAATTCAAAATGCAGCCGCCCGAGAGCCAAATAATTTTCCGCTTCCTGCGGGGCTGTCCCGACAGCGATACGCAAATGCTCGAAGGCCTTCTCAGTTAATCCCTGTCGGCGATAAACATGGGCCAGATTGCGATGGGCATCCGTCAGCGAGGGGTCAAAATCCAGAGCTTTCAGATAACACTGAGCCGCCTGCGGAAGGTCATTTTGCTGAAGATAGGCGTTTCCGAGATTGTTCAGCGTCTTAGAGTCGTCCGGAAGGAATCTCAGGGCCTGCCGATATTCCTGAATTGCCTGTTCGATTTGGCCTTTCTGCAGGTAGATATTTCCGAGATTGGTGCGGGCTTCGGCCAGGGTCGGATTGATTTGAACCGCCCGGGCTAATTCGATAAAGGCCTGCTCAATTTGGCCGACCGTTTTGTAGCTGTTGCCCAGATTGTTAAAGAAGCAGCCGAGGGTCTGCCGCTTGTCGAGGTTGACCATATAAAGAGGGTGCCCGGCCGGCGGCTTGAAGGTATCTCGGTAATATGCATCGTCTGCTGTGCCGCCGCCGGCGGTTGTTTCGATATTGAGACGGATTTTGCCGTCGTCATACCGGACAAAAAAATGGCCGGGTACAACGACTCCGTAAAGCGGCAGACCAAGACGTTCTCCGACAGCCAGATATAAAACCGACAGACTGAGGCAATAGCCGCGTTTTTGGTCAAGCACCGTATGGAGGAATAAATCGTCAGGATTGTCGGCGGTTTTTACGCTTTGAAACCGCTGTTCTTCAAACAAATATCGGTTGATTTCCGCCACGGCCCGGGCGTCGAGCGGGATTTTCTTTTCATCAAGCCGCCGCCGGATTTCTTCAGCCATCGAATCGATTTTTCTGCGGTAGGTGTGGAGGGTTTTGTTGGTTCCCCAGTTCCGGGAGATTATCAGGGCGGCGGTTCCGAGGTCAATCTGGTCCGCCGGCAGCCGCAGGACCCCCTCGACCGTGTGAACCCGCAGCCCCTGAAGCTGCGAATTGGCCAACTCCGCCGATGCGGTTGGGCAGTACACCCCCGGGAAAACCAGCGCGACTGTGAGAAGCCAGGCCGTTTTATTCATAGGTCTGATTATCCTCTTTCAGGGTCCGAAGAATCTGTTCAGGAGTTATCCGGTCTATCCGGAGGATTTTGACCGGGGATGCCGCACCGGCGGCAATTGTAATCTGATTTTTTCGAATCCCAAGAACCCCGCTGAGAAACTCCAGCAGCATCCGGTTGGCTTTTCCGTCTTCCGGCGGGGCGGCAATTTTGACCTTCAGAGCCCCCCCGAGGGTGCCTGCAATCGAAGTGCGGCTGCTCCCGGGGACCGCTTTTACGGCGAACTGAACACCCGTATCGGTTTTCTCTATCTTCAGCGAGGAGGGATTCATGGATTTTCACGGTATTTTTTGCCGATGGAAAACTGAATATACCGTTCAATCTGGTCGGCCAGAACATTCAGCGTACTGCAGTCAAAATCCATATATTGGTCCTGGAGCCATTGGCCGTTCAGCATTTTTTTGAAAAACTTGACCCGGATGAAGGTTTTTTCGTTTTCCGGAGAGCCCATCGGGCGTTTTTTCTGCTCCCACATTTCGACTTTCCATTCGTCGCTTACCAGAACCAGACAGGAACCGGTGTGAACAGCGGTCGGGAAAAAATCATAAAGCGCGTTTAAAATATCCATACGTTAATCGGTCCGCAAATCCCTGATACCTATCGCCTGCAAAGCAGCCATTATAGCGATGAAGCCGGTTTACCGCAAGGCGCCGGTCAGGTCGGCAATGTGAGAAATGCGATGGGCTCTGCAGTAGGTTTCAAGTCCCTGACGGATACGGACGGCCGCATCGGGCTGGATAAAGGTGGCGGTTCCTACGGCGACAGCCGATGCACCGGCCAAAAGGAACTCGACGGCATCGGAGGCCGTTCGGATTCCGCCCATTCCGAGAAGAGGAATGCCGGCGGGGCGGGCGGCTTCCGTATAGACCTTGTGAACCAGGTAGACGGCGATCGGTTTGACGGCCGGACCGCTCAAACCGCCGGTTCGGTTGGCCAGGACCGGTTTTCTCGTTTCGATATCAATCACCATCGCTGTAAAGGTATTCACCAGACTTAAGGCGTCCGCTCCGCCCTGTATAGCGGCCCGGGCCGCAGCGGAAATATCCGTAACGGTGGGGGTCAGTTTGACCATCAGGGGTTTGACGCCGGCAGCCTTTTTGGCCTGACGGGTGATTTCTTCAATCAGCTTCGGGTCGGTGCCGAAGGTAATCCCGCCTTGTTTGACATTCGGGCAGCTGATGTTCAGTTCGAAACCATCAACGGCTTCCAGAGGGGCCAGCCGCTCAATCACGGCAAGGTATTCTTCCACCGTTCGGCCTGCTACATTGACAAAAACAGCGGTCGGAAGGGACGCAAGAAGCGGGATTTTTTCCCGAATAAAGGCCTCCAGTCCGATATTGGCCAGACCGATGGCATTCAGCATCCCGGAATCGGTTTCTACGATTCTTGGGGTTGGGTTGCCCGGGCGGGGATGCAGCGTAATGCTTTTGGTGACCAGGCCGCCGAGGCTTTTCAGGTCGAAAAAGTCTGCCAGCTCATCGGCATAGCCGCAGGTGCCGGAAGCCAGAAAAATCGGATTGGCCAATCGGAGACCGGCAAAATTTGTCGACATATTCGGGCAATTATCCGTCATTGTCCTTCCCCAAAAATCACAGTGCGGCTGTCAAAGACCGGACCATCCTTGCAGCAGAGCTGATAGATTGGACTTTCCGGCTTATCCGTTCGAATCCGAACGGCGCAGCTCTGGCAAAGTCCGATGCCGCAGGCCATCATCCGCTCCATGCTCACCTGACAAAGAATTCGAGTTCGGAAAGCGATTTCCGCACAAGCTGCCAGCATCGGCTCCGGCCCGCAGGCGTAAATGACGGTTTGTTCAGGGTTCGGTTTTTGCTTTTCAATCCATTCTTTCAGCAGTTCTGTGACAAATCCTTTGCGTCCGACAGAGCCGTCGTCAGTGGCCAGATGAACCGGGATGTTCAGCCGCTCAAATTCCTCCACCGTCGCGCCGGTTATGTTGCCGATTTTCAGTTCGAAAGGCATGTAGTCTATGGAACGGGCCCCCGCAAAAGCCGTTACGGCCGTATGGGGATAACTTTTTCTCAGGAAAGAGGCCAAATGGAGTATCGGAGGGGCTCCCATTCCGCCCGTTACAAGAAGGGCATTTTTCATTGTTTCTGGATACCAAAAGCCGTTTCCGAGAGGACCGATCAGAGAAATGCAATCGCCGGGTTTGAGGGAGGTCATGCGGACCGTAGCGGGTCCCAGGACACAGTAGATCACCTCGAGGCAAACATAAGTGCCTTGCTCAGAGTAACTTGTAAAGATGTCAGAGAAGCTGAAAGGCCTCCGAAGAAGGATGGTTCTTTCGGCACGGTCCCGAAGAGTTTCTTCGATGGCTTCCGCCGGCGGCAAAGACAGATGGGACAAATCAAACTGAGCAAATTGTCCAGGCAGAGCCTTTGAAAATAAACGGCTTCCTTCGGGGTCCAGTTTCAGCAGAAGCTTCCAAAAACGGGGTCGAATCGGCTCGTTGGCTGTCACCAACGCCTGTACGAGTGCTTTGGAGCCGGGCTTGTGTTCTGATTTCATAAGCGGCTATGATACAACGGCTTAAGATTTTGTCAAAAAAAAGCTTCCGGAATATTCATCCACAGATACTCCGGAAGCCCGCCACGGCAAAGAAAACCGCTATTTTCAAACGTTTCCGTTTCGTTTTCGAAACTGTGCTCACTATACCGGGGACCGGCCGGATTGTCAATCGCCTAAAAAAAATAAATCTTACCATGTAAAAGGATATGTCATATCTGATAACAGATATATTAATGCCTCTTGATACGGGGATTTTTTTCATTTTTTTGTATTCATAATTCCTTTTTGTTGTTATACTTACTTGGAGAAGAAAGGAGAGGATTTCGAATGGCTGACCAACAAAAAGGGGGTTTGGTGCCGTGAGAAAAAAGCCGATTATTTTGGTTGCAGAAGGGGATGACAATCACTTTGCCTGTTTCCGGAAAAACCTGCAGCGGATGCAGTTTGAGGTCCTCCGCTTTTCGGACGGGCCCGGTCTTCTGGCTGCCTTAGACCAGTATCAGAATGCCGAAACGGTGCTCAGCAGACCCTGTCTGCTGTTTTTGGACCTCCAGCTTCCGGAAGCAGACAGTTTGGAGGTTCTGGAGACCATCAAATCTTCTCCGCTGCTGAAAAAACTTCCTGTTGTCATTCTGCTCGGGGGCGAGGATGAACAGGTCGTGGAAGAGTGCTATCGCCGCGGATGTGCTTTTTGTCTGAGAAAACCGGTTCTTCCGGACCGCCTGGAAGAGGTTGTCCGGCATGTTTCAGACTTTTTGTCAGTGGTCGAGCTGCCGGAACTGGCGGTCCTCAACTTGACGGGGGTACAATGATGAACCAGTCGGGACCCATAATTCTTATTGCGGAAGATGATTTCGGGCATTTTGCACTGATTCAGAAAAACCTTCGCCGCAGCTGTGTTTTAAAGGAGATTATTCATTTCCGCAACGGCGAGGAGCTGCTGGGGTATCTGTTTCATCAGGGGCCAAACCGCCTGGAGAACGAACGGTATCTGATTCTGATGGACATTCGGCTGCCGGGAAAGAACGGCATTGAGGTTCTCCGAAGCATCAAGGAAGACCCCACGCTGTACGCGATTCCTGTTTTTATGCTGACCACGTCCTCCAATCCGGCGGATATTGAGCGGAGTTATGAACTGGGCTGTGCGGCCTATATGAACAAGCCGGGCAGCTACAGCGAATTCGTCAAGTCGGTGGATTCACTGGGGCGGATGATTTCCCTGTCGGAGTTTGACTGGCCGCCTCTGCGGTACTCCTCCTTTTTGTCTCATTAAAAACCGGACTTTGCCGCGGAAAGCGGGCTTGATTTTGCCGTTTTTTTCTGGTAAATACCCATTCCCTATGAAGAAAAAATGGATGACAATCTTTTCGCTGCTGCTGTCGGCTTTTCCGGTTTTCGGGGCCTCAAAAAAAGAAACTCCGTCCGTATCGGAGCTGATTCGAAGCATCAATCCGGCCAAAGAAAAGATTGCTGTCACGGCCGTGCGGGCCGATACAGGGCAGCTTCTTTTTTCGCACCAGAGCAAACAGCCCATGATTCCCGCTTCAAATATGAAACTGATTGTCTCGGCGGCGGCCCTTCATTATTTGGGACCGAACTATGCGTTTGAAACCCGCGTGGGACTGCTGGACGGAAATCTGGTTGTGATCGGGGGCGGAGACCCGCTGTTGGGAGAACCGGGACTGCACGGCCCGAAAGCGGATTCCATTTTTGAGCAGATTGCACAGGACCTGCTGGACCGCGAAATAAAGGTTCTGGATGATGTCATTCTGGATGATACGTTTTTTGACAGCAATCGGGTTCATCCGCAGTGGCCGGCGGACCAGCTGAATCGGTGGTATGCCTGCGAAGTGTCCGGTCTGAATTTTCATCGAAACTGCATCCGGATGAACGTCCGAAGGGGAAGCGGCGGGGCGATCATTGATATCGAGCCGTCAACTCAATATGTGAAAATCGTCAATCAGGTGAAACTGGTTTCCTCCGGTTCCAGTGCGGTCGGCGCCTATCGAAACAGAATCCCCAATGTTCTGACGGTTCGCGGCAATCTCAATCAAAGTGCCGGATTTGATGTGGCCATCGAGAATCCCGCCGGGTTCTTCGGGACGCTTTTGACCGAAAAACTGGCCCAAAAAGGGATTGAAGTTCGGGGAAAACTGATTCAGAAGTATGTAAAAAACGACCCGGGCATTCAGACAATCCGGGTTTTCCGCACACCTCTCTCAGAAGTATTGAATCGGTCGAACAAGGACAGTCTCGGACTGGCGGCGGAGGCACTGGTAAAAACCATCTCCGCGGAAAATACCCAGGGGCGAATCAACGGCGAATGGCCTCATGGGCTGCATCTGGTCGGCCGCTATCTGCTTTCGCTGGGCATTCCAGAAGACGAGTTTGTTCTCAAAGACGGCAGCGGCCTGAGCCGCGACAATCGGCTCAGTTCGAATGCAATCGTCCGCGTTCTGCGGGATATGTCTGCAAAACCCTACCGTCAGATGTTTGAAAATTCCCTCTCCCAGGGCGGAGTGGACGGCACAGCGGAACGATATTTTCGAGACCCGCCTTATAAAGGGAAAATTGCAGGCAAGACCGGCTATATCAGCGGAGTCCGCTCGTTCTCCGGCATCTGCCGCACGCCGCAGGGGGATTATCTGTTCAGCATTCTGACGGAGGGGGGCAGCAGTGAAATGCGCAACAAAATCAATGACATCACCCGGGCGATTTTTGACGGGCGCTGGTAGAGCCGAATCAGGGCAGTTCGCCGGTGAACTCCTCCGCCAAATCCCGGCAGGTAATCAGACCGAGATAGTCCTGACGGGACCCCGAAGAGGTTTCTGAAACCACCAGGGCCAGCGGCTGTTTGTGCCGGCACATCTGATGAAGTGCGGACAAAACGGAACACCCGGCCGGAAGGGTCAAAATCGGCTTCAGATAGGGTTCCAGCCCTGAACAGGTTTCCAAATCCGTCAGGACGTCATAGACCTCTATCCAGCCGCGAATGGTTTGAGGGGTCTGTTCATAGACGGGCAGTCGGGAAAACGGCGACTGAGCCAGACGGGCCCGGAGAGCTTCACCGCCGGTATGGACTTCGAGCATCTGGACCCGGCGCCACGGAGTCATCACGGAAGCAATCGGCAGCGAGGGGGTCCGAAGCAGCCGCTCCATCATCGCTTTTTGGATGTCGCTCAGAAGGCCCTCCTCCCGCGTCTCGTGGAAAATCTGCTGAATCTGTTCCCGCTGGGTCAAATCGACGGCCTGAGGGGTATCAATGGAGGTGTGAAAAATCCGATTGAGCCGTCCGGAGCCCCATTTCAGAACGGATGTTATGCCGCTTTTGGTAAATAACGTATAAACAAACCAAATGACCGGAGACAGGGCCAGCAGAAAAGTGTTGGCTCGATAATAAAAGAGATTTTTCGGAAGGATATCGACACAGATAAACAGCAGAGGTGTCATAACCGCTGTGGAATACAGTTCGGCCAGCGCCGGATGTTTTAATCGAGTATAAAAAAGATAAGTGGCCAGACTTGTAGCAAAATAATTGGCCAGATTGTTGGCCATCAGCAGGCTGAGCACCAGCCCATGACTGTCTCGAACAGCCTGAGAAAGAAGCAGATGAAGCGGTCTTTTCTGCTCAGCGCCGAGCCGAAGCCAAAAACGGCTGAGCCGATAGGTTCCGGTCTCAGAACCGGCCATGATTCCGCTCAGACCAATCAGTACCGCCAGGGCGGCCAAAGAAAGATAGAGGTTCATGACGGTTTCTCCTCTTCCTCCCCGCCGGAAGCAGAACGCAGCGTCAGGATCAGGGAGGCAATCCGGTTTCGAGAAACGGTCTCCACAGTAAATTCGAGGTTTTTCCACTGAATTTTGTCGCCGGGGCGAGGTGCCCGGCCGAGCAGGGCGGTTACAAGCCCGCCGACAGTGGCCAGATGGCGATACTCCGGCTCGATTTCATCCGGTGCAATCCACTCATATAGAGGCAAATCAGCCCCCAATCGATACGTTAACGGACCGAGCACCTGAATGGGAGATTCGCTTTCAGATGTCTCCGGAGAGGAGATGAGTTCTCGCAGCAGGTCCTGCAGACTGACAGAGCCGGCGATTCCGCCGTATTCGTCCACAACAATCGCGAATTCCTTCTTTTCTTTTCGAAAGGTTTCCAGAAGTGATTCGGCTTTTTTCTGTTCCGGCACAAAAAGGGGGGCGCGCAGCAAAGAAGAAAGAGGAGCATTTCTTTGCTGCAGGAGGTCCGGAAGATAAAGCACACCCAGAATGTTGTCAATCCGTTCCCGATACACGGGTAGGTACTTCTGACGATGCTTTGCGAACAGTTGTAAGATGACGGAAACAGATGTTGTTTCTTCACAGGCAGGCATATCGACCCGGGGTGTCATCAGATGACGCACCTTCAGGAAGCCGAAATGGACCACTTCCGTTAAAATCCGGTTTTCATCGGGAGAGAGCAGGCCCTGACGGGCGGAAGAGTGGAACAGAAGGTTCAGAGAAGAGGCATTGACGGAAGGGGATGTCGGATGACAGCGGTTTCCCAGAACGAGCCGGCAGAACGGACGGACTAACCCAAAATCCAGAGCGGACATCAGAGGGCCGAGCACCTGAAGTCCCAGCCAGCAGGGCAGGGAGGCCCATCGACAGAATTGCGGTGCATTGGAATAAGCCAGTGATTTGGGAAGCATTTCACCAAAAAGCACAAGAACCACAAAGAAAAAGGCGGCACATAAAGAGCCGGCCATCGGATTGACTTCTTTGGCGATTTTCAGGGAAAAAACGCTGGCCAGTGCATAGAACGAGACATTGACCAGCATGTTGCTGAACAGAATGGCGGTCAGAAACTGACTGGGCCGAAGCAGAAGCTGATGCACCAGCCGTTCCGTAGGAAGAGCAGATTTGGCAAAAAGGGTTAATTGACGGTGAGAAAGATGAAAAAAGGCCGTTTCGGAAGCGGAGCAGAAGGCCGAACCGCACAGCAGGACCGCCATTGCCAGAAGACGCCATCCGTATTGCCACCCTGCTTCCATTGTGGTGATGCAGAATCCAAAACCTTATGAACGCTCCGGCAGCCAGAGGGTAAAAACAGTTCCCTGACCGGGGGCGGACTGAACCTGAAGGGTTCCGCCGTGATTTTCAAGAACTTTTTTGCAGAAGGCCAGTCCGAGTCCGTGGCCCTTTCGCTGTCCCTGTTTTCCATCCTTGGTGGTGAAAAACGGTTCAAAGATGTGAGGCATCTGCTCCGGCGGAATGCCGCAGCCGGTATCGGAGATATGAATCTGAAGACCTTCCAGATGAGGATTAGCTCGAATCTCCAGACGACCGCCTTTGCCGAGCATGGCTTCCCGTGCATTCAGAATGAGATTCATCAGGACCTGTCGCATTCCAATCGGGTCCATCAGAGCGTACAAATCTTCGGGGATGTCTTTGACAACCCGAATGCCGTCCTTTCGAAAGTCACGGGCCATTGTGGAGAAAGCATCATCCAGAAGTTTCCGAATGGAGTATCGGACTTTGGACATTTCCTTTTGGCCGGCAAGAACAGGCACCTGCTGAAGGATTTCGGCGGCCTGGCTGCCGAGATGAACGGCTTTTTTGAGTGCCTTTTGGATTAATTCCGTGTCGGCGGAGTCCTGAAGAGCCATCTGGGCATAACTGGTCAGGGGGGTCAGCAGGTTGTTGATTTCATGAGCCACCATGGCCCAGGCCTTCCCGACCATAGACAATTGCTCCATCTGTTCCAGTCGGGCGGACAATTCCTGATTCTTCCGCTTAACCAGCTCAATCTTCCGATGCAGATTTTGCCGTTTCTCCAGGATGTTCAACAGATGTTTTCTCCTTCACCAATCGAAAACATAAAAGTCTTGTTCT
This window of the Anaerohalosphaeraceae bacterium genome carries:
- a CDS encoding tetratricopeptide repeat protein; this translates as MNKTAWLLTVALVFPGVYCPTASAELANSQLQGLRVHTVEGVLRLPADQIDLGTAALIISRNWGTNKTLHTYRRKIDSMAEEIRRRLDEKKIPLDARAVAEINRYLFEEQRFQSVKTADNPDDLFLHTVLDQKRGYCLSLSVLYLAVGERLGLPLYGVVVPGHFFVRYDDGKIRLNIETTAGGGTADDAYYRDTFKPPAGHPLYMVNLDKRQTLGCFFNNLGNSYKTVGQIEQAFIELARAVQINPTLAEARTNLGNIYLQKGQIEQAIQEYRQALRFLPDDSKTLNNLGNAYLQQNDLPQAAQCYLKALDFDPSLTDAHRNLAHVYRRQGLTEKAFEHLRIAVGTAPQEAENYLALGRLHFELKNLPAAQEMLAKALYYNPTLTAARIELGNVYLEMNRTDWAIEEFTAAVQKEDALTLYAWFGLADAYYKEKRYDQAAQAYRQVLARDPQNTAALQNLGNTLLDAGQIDEAVAAYQKAVQINPAPGLYYNLAVAFLRQKKYEKALSSYQQAVQLDPNYAAAHHGLAVCYYYLNNKPASRKHAQIARSLGWNVEEELLK
- a CDS encoding DUF167 domain-containing protein; its protein translation is MNPSSLKIEKTDTGVQFAVKAVPGSSRTSIAGTLGGALKVKIAAPPEDGKANRMLLEFLSGVLGIRKNQITIAAGAASPVKILRIDRITPEQILRTLKEDNQTYE
- a CDS encoding dihydroorotate dehydrogenase, with protein sequence MSTNFAGLRLANPIFLASGTCGYADELADFFDLKSLGGLVTKSITLHPRPGNPTPRIVETDSGMLNAIGLANIGLEAFIREKIPLLASLPTAVFVNVAGRTVEEYLAVIERLAPLEAVDGFELNISCPNVKQGGITFGTDPKLIEEITRQAKKAAGVKPLMVKLTPTVTDISAAARAAIQGGADALSLVNTFTAMVIDIETRKPVLANRTGGLSGPAVKPIAVYLVHKVYTEAARPAGIPLLGMGGIRTASDAVEFLLAGASAVAVGTATFIQPDAAVRIRQGLETYCRAHRISHIADLTGALR
- a CDS encoding dihydroorotate dehydrogenase electron transfer subunit, with amino-acid sequence MKSEHKPGSKALVQALVTANEPIRPRFWKLLLKLDPEGSRLFSKALPGQFAQFDLSHLSLPPAEAIEETLRDRAERTILLRRPFSFSDIFTSYSEQGTYVCLEVIYCVLGPATVRMTSLKPGDCISLIGPLGNGFWYPETMKNALLVTGGMGAPPILHLASFLRKSYPHTAVTAFAGARSIDYMPFELKIGNITGATVEEFERLNIPVHLATDDGSVGRKGFVTELLKEWIEKQKPNPEQTVIYACGPEPMLAACAEIAFRTRILCQVSMERMMACGIGLCQSCAVRIRTDKPESPIYQLCCKDGPVFDSRTVIFGEGQ
- a CDS encoding response regulator, coding for MRKKPIILVAEGDDNHFACFRKNLQRMQFEVLRFSDGPGLLAALDQYQNAETVLSRPCLLFLDLQLPEADSLEVLETIKSSPLLKKLPVVILLGGEDEQVVEECYRRGCAFCLRKPVLPDRLEEVVRHVSDFLSVVELPELAVLNLTGVQ
- a CDS encoding response regulator; protein product: MMNQSGPIILIAEDDFGHFALIQKNLRRSCVLKEIIHFRNGEELLGYLFHQGPNRLENERYLILMDIRLPGKNGIEVLRSIKEDPTLYAIPVFMLTTSSNPADIERSYELGCAAYMNKPGSYSEFVKSVDSLGRMISLSEFDWPPLRYSSFLSH
- the dacB gene encoding D-alanyl-D-alanine carboxypeptidase/D-alanyl-D-alanine-endopeptidase translates to MTIFSLLLSAFPVFGASKKETPSVSELIRSINPAKEKIAVTAVRADTGQLLFSHQSKQPMIPASNMKLIVSAAALHYLGPNYAFETRVGLLDGNLVVIGGGDPLLGEPGLHGPKADSIFEQIAQDLLDREIKVLDDVILDDTFFDSNRVHPQWPADQLNRWYACEVSGLNFHRNCIRMNVRRGSGGAIIDIEPSTQYVKIVNQVKLVSSGSSAVGAYRNRIPNVLTVRGNLNQSAGFDVAIENPAGFFGTLLTEKLAQKGIEVRGKLIQKYVKNDPGIQTIRVFRTPLSEVLNRSNKDSLGLAAEALVKTISAENTQGRINGEWPHGLHLVGRYLLSLGIPEDEFVLKDGSGLSRDNRLSSNAIVRVLRDMSAKPYRQMFENSLSQGGVDGTAERYFRDPPYKGKIAGKTGYISGVRSFSGICRTPQGDYLFSILTEGGSSEMRNKINDITRAIFDGRW
- a CDS encoding CNNM domain-containing protein, which codes for MNLYLSLAALAVLIGLSGIMAGSETGTYRLSRFWLRLGAEQKRPLHLLLSQAVRDSHGLVLSLLMANNLANYFATSLATYLFYTRLKHPALAELYSTAVMTPLLFICVDILPKNLFYYRANTFLLALSPVIWFVYTLFTKSGITSVLKWGSGRLNRIFHTSIDTPQAVDLTQREQIQQIFHETREEGLLSDIQKAMMERLLRTPSLPIASVMTPWRRVQMLEVHTGGEALRARLAQSPFSRLPVYEQTPQTIRGWIEVYDVLTDLETCSGLEPYLKPILTLPAGCSVLSALHQMCRHKQPLALVVSETSSGSRQDYLGLITCRDLAEEFTGELP
- a CDS encoding hemolysin family protein, yielding MEAGWQYGWRLLAMAVLLCGSAFCSASETAFFHLSHRQLTLFAKSALPTERLVHQLLLRPSQFLTAILFSNMLVNVSFYALASVFSLKIAKEVNPMAGSLCAAFFFVVLVLFGEMLPKSLAYSNAPQFCRWASLPCWLGLQVLGPLMSALDFGLVRPFCRLVLGNRCHPTSPSVNASSLNLLFHSSARQGLLSPDENRILTEVVHFGFLKVRHLMTPRVDMPACEETTSVSVILQLFAKHRQKYLPVYRERIDNILGVLYLPDLLQQRNAPLSSLLRAPLFVPEQKKAESLLETFRKEKKEFAIVVDEYGGIAGSVSLQDLLRELISSPETSESESPIQVLGPLTYRLGADLPLYEWIAPDEIEPEYRHLATVGGLVTALLGRAPRPGDKIQWKNLEFTVETVSRNRIASLILTLRSASGGEEEEKPS
- a CDS encoding HAMP domain-containing sensor histidine kinase; amino-acid sequence: MNILEKRQNLHRKIELVKRKNQELSARLEQMEQLSMVGKAWAMVAHEINNLLTPLTSYAQMALQDSADTELIQKALKKAVHLGSQAAEILQQVPVLAGQKEMSKVRYSIRKLLDDAFSTMARDFRKDGIRVVKDIPEDLYALMDPIGMRQVLMNLILNAREAMLGKGGRLEIRANPHLEGLQIHISDTGCGIPPEQMPHIFEPFFTTKDGKQGQRKGHGLGLAFCKKVLENHGGTLQVQSAPGQGTVFTLWLPERS